In a genomic window of Nostoc sp. UHCC 0870:
- a CDS encoding magnesium chelatase subunit H has product MFTHVKSTIRHIAPDNLGGRKLIKVVYVVLESQYQSALSQAVSTINSNNTNLAIEISGYLIEELRDPENYEEFKREVESANIFIASLIFIEDLAQKVVAAVEPHRDRLDVAVVFPSMPEVMRLNKMGTFSLAQLGQSKSAIAQFMRKRKEKSGAGFQDGMLKLLRTLPQVLKFLPMDKAQDARNFMLSFQYWLGGSPENLENFLLMLTDKYVFKSVDKQNSSSVEYQAPVVYPDLGIWHPLAPTMFEDVREYLNWYTVRKDISSDLKDPLAPCVGLVLQRTHLVTGDDAHYVAMVQELESLGAKVLPVFAGGLDFSKPVDAYFYEPTTKAPLVDAVISLTGFALVGGPARQDHPKAIESLKRLNRPYMVALPLVFQTTEEWLDSDLGLHPIQVALQIAIPELDGAIEPIILSGRDGTTGKAIALQDRVAAVAQRALKWANLRRKPKLNKKVAITVFSFPPDKGNVGTAAYLDVFGSIFEVMQGLKNNGYDVQNLPENAQALMEQVIHDAQAQYASPELNVAYKMSVPEYEALTPYSQRLEENWGPPPGHLNSDGQNLLIYGKQFGNVFIGVQPTFGYEGDPMRLLFSRSASPHHGFAAYYTYLEQVWCADAVLHFGTHGSLEFMPGKQMGMSGECYPDNLIGTIPNLYYYAANNPSEATIAKRRSYAETISYLTPPAENAGLYKGLKELSELIASYQTLKDSGRGIPIVNTIMDKCRIVNLDKDINLPETDAKDMTPEERDNIVGSVYRKLMEIESRLLPCGLHVIGKPPSAEEAIATLVNIASLDRQEEEILSLPRIIASSIGRDIDEIYRNSDRGILEDVQLLQDITLATRAAVRALVEEQIDAEGRVSLISKLNFFNMGKKEPWVESLHQAGYPKVDTSALKPLFEYLEFCLQQVCADNELGALLQGLEGEYILPGPGGDPIRNPDVLPTGKNIHALDPQSIPTSAAVQSAKIVVDRLLARNKAENEGKWPETIACVLWGTDNIKTYGESLAQIMWMVGVRPVPDALGRVNKLELIPLEELGRPRIDVVINCSGVFRDLFINQMNLLDQGVKMAAEADEPLEMNFVRKHALKQAEEMGINLRQAATRVFSNASGSYSSNINLAVENSTWDSEAELQEMYLNRKSFSFNSDNPGMMDESRQLFESTLKTADATFQNLDSSEISLTDVSHYFDSDPTKLVASLRGDGKKPASYIADTTTANAQVRTLSETVRLDARTKLLNPKWYEGMLSHGYEGVRELSKRLVNTTGWSATAGAVDNWIYEDTNETFIKDEEMQKRLLNLNPHSFRKIVSTLLEVNGRGYWETSEENLDRLRELYQEVEDRIEGIE; this is encoded by the coding sequence ATGTTCACCCACGTCAAGTCCACCATTAGACACATTGCGCCTGATAACCTAGGCGGACGTAAGTTAATTAAGGTGGTCTATGTCGTGCTTGAGTCCCAGTATCAGAGTGCATTGTCGCAAGCGGTTAGCACGATTAACTCGAACAATACCAACCTGGCGATTGAAATCAGTGGTTATTTGATTGAGGAACTTAGAGATCCTGAGAACTATGAAGAGTTCAAAAGGGAAGTCGAGAGTGCCAATATCTTTATCGCCTCATTGATTTTTATCGAAGACTTAGCACAGAAAGTAGTAGCAGCAGTAGAACCACACCGCGATCGCTTGGATGTAGCGGTTGTCTTTCCCTCGATGCCAGAGGTGATGCGCCTAAACAAAATGGGTACATTTTCTTTGGCACAGTTGGGTCAGTCAAAAAGTGCGATCGCTCAATTTATGCGGAAACGCAAGGAAAAATCCGGTGCTGGCTTCCAAGATGGGATGCTGAAGCTGTTGAGAACCTTGCCTCAAGTGCTGAAGTTTTTACCAATGGACAAAGCACAAGATGCTCGCAATTTTATGTTGAGCTTTCAGTATTGGCTGGGAGGTTCGCCAGAAAACCTGGAAAACTTCTTGCTGATGCTAACGGATAAATACGTATTTAAATCTGTAGATAAACAAAACTCCTCATCTGTCGAATATCAAGCACCGGTAGTCTATCCCGATTTGGGGATTTGGCATCCTTTAGCACCAACGATGTTTGAGGATGTGAGAGAGTACCTCAATTGGTACACAGTCCGTAAGGATATTTCCAGCGATTTGAAAGATCCTTTAGCTCCCTGTGTGGGTTTGGTATTGCAACGCACACATCTAGTTACTGGTGATGATGCCCATTATGTGGCAATGGTGCAGGAGTTGGAATCGCTGGGTGCAAAGGTATTACCTGTATTTGCTGGTGGTTTGGACTTCTCCAAGCCTGTAGATGCTTATTTCTACGAACCCACTACCAAAGCACCGTTAGTAGATGCAGTCATATCTTTAACTGGTTTTGCATTGGTGGGTGGACCGGCTAGACAAGACCATCCCAAGGCGATTGAATCACTCAAACGCCTCAACCGTCCTTACATGGTGGCATTGCCTTTAGTTTTCCAAACTACCGAAGAGTGGTTAGATAGCGATTTAGGGTTACATCCGATACAAGTAGCTCTACAAATTGCCATTCCCGAATTAGATGGCGCGATCGAGCCGATTATATTATCGGGTAGAGATGGCACAACCGGGAAAGCGATCGCCCTCCAAGACCGCGTTGCCGCCGTCGCCCAACGTGCTTTAAAATGGGCTAACCTCCGCCGCAAACCCAAGCTGAATAAAAAAGTTGCCATCACCGTTTTCAGCTTCCCACCGGATAAAGGGAACGTCGGTACAGCAGCTTACCTGGATGTATTCGGCTCAATTTTCGAGGTGATGCAGGGACTCAAAAACAATGGCTACGACGTGCAGAACTTACCAGAAAACGCGCAAGCGTTGATGGAACAAGTCATCCACGACGCGCAAGCACAGTATGCTAGTCCTGAACTTAACGTTGCTTATAAAATGTCAGTGCCAGAATACGAGGCACTTACACCTTATTCCCAACGCCTAGAAGAAAACTGGGGGCCACCACCAGGACACCTCAACAGCGACGGACAGAACTTGTTAATTTACGGTAAGCAATTCGGTAACGTCTTCATTGGTGTACAGCCTACCTTTGGTTACGAAGGCGACCCCATGCGGCTGTTGTTCTCCCGTTCCGCCAGTCCTCACCACGGTTTTGCAGCTTACTACACTTACCTAGAGCAAGTTTGGTGTGCTGATGCTGTCCTGCACTTTGGTACACATGGTTCTTTGGAATTCATGCCAGGTAAGCAAATGGGGATGTCGGGTGAATGTTACCCTGATAATTTAATTGGCACAATTCCTAACCTGTATTATTACGCAGCAAATAACCCCAGCGAAGCCACAATTGCGAAACGTCGCAGTTACGCGGAAACAATTTCTTACCTGACACCACCTGCGGAAAACGCTGGTTTGTATAAAGGTTTGAAGGAACTCAGCGAGTTAATTGCTTCCTACCAAACCTTAAAAGATAGCGGTCGCGGTATCCCCATCGTCAACACGATTATGGATAAATGCCGCATCGTCAACCTGGATAAAGATATTAACTTGCCAGAAACCGATGCCAAAGATATGACACCCGAAGAACGGGATAATATTGTCGGCAGCGTCTACCGTAAGCTAATGGAAATCGAATCGCGGTTGTTACCTTGTGGTTTGCACGTCATTGGTAAACCCCCAAGTGCAGAAGAGGCGATCGCCACTCTGGTAAACATTGCCAGCTTAGATCGTCAGGAAGAAGAAATCCTCAGCTTACCCCGCATTATCGCCAGCAGTATTGGGCGAGACATTGACGAAATTTATCGAAATAGCGATCGGGGCATATTAGAAGATGTCCAACTACTACAAGACATCACCCTAGCTACCCGCGCCGCCGTTCGCGCCTTAGTAGAAGAACAAATCGACGCAGAAGGAAGGGTTTCCTTAATTTCCAAGTTGAACTTTTTCAACATGGGTAAAAAAGAACCTTGGGTAGAATCCCTGCATCAAGCAGGTTATCCCAAAGTTGACACCTCAGCCTTGAAACCCCTGTTCGAGTATTTAGAATTCTGTTTGCAACAAGTTTGTGCAGACAATGAACTCGGCGCATTACTCCAAGGCTTAGAAGGCGAATACATCCTACCCGGCCCTGGTGGCGACCCCATCCGCAACCCGGATGTATTGCCCACAGGTAAGAACATCCACGCCCTAGACCCCCAATCAATTCCCACATCTGCCGCAGTCCAATCAGCTAAAATCGTTGTCGATAGGCTATTGGCACGGAACAAAGCCGAAAACGAAGGTAAATGGCCAGAAACCATCGCCTGCGTTCTCTGGGGAACAGATAACATCAAAACCTACGGCGAATCCCTAGCACAAATTATGTGGATGGTCGGTGTACGTCCAGTTCCCGATGCTTTGGGACGGGTGAACAAGTTGGAGTTAATACCCCTAGAAGAGTTGGGACGACCCAGAATTGATGTAGTCATTAACTGTTCTGGTGTATTCCGCGACTTGTTCATCAACCAAATGAACCTGCTAGACCAAGGGGTGAAGATGGCGGCGGAAGCCGATGAACCCTTAGAAATGAACTTTGTTCGCAAACACGCTTTGAAGCAAGCTGAGGAAATGGGAATTAACCTCAGACAAGCAGCAACCCGTGTTTTCTCCAACGCTTCCGGTTCTTACTCGTCAAATATCAACTTGGCGGTAGAGAACAGCACATGGGACAGCGAAGCCGAGTTACAGGAAATGTACCTCAACCGCAAATCCTTCTCCTTCAATTCCGATAACCCCGGAATGATGGACGAATCCCGACAGCTGTTTGAAAGCACCTTAAAAACTGCTGATGCGACTTTCCAAAACCTGGATTCATCAGAGATTAGTTTAACGGACGTTTCCCACTACTTCGACTCCGACCCCACCAAGCTAGTAGCAAGTCTGCGTGGTGATGGTAAAAAACCAGCATCCTACATTGCAGACACCACCACAGCCAACGCCCAAGTCCGCACATTATCCGAAACAGTGCGCTTAGATGCCCGTACCAAATTGTTAAATCCCAAATGGTATGAAGGTATGTTGTCTCACGGTTACGAAGGTGTACGGGAACTTTCCAAGCGGTTGGTAAATACCACAGGTTGGAGTGCGACAGCCGGCGCAGTCGATAACTGGATTTACGAGGATACCAACGAAACCTTCATCAAAGATGAAGAAATGCAGAAACGGTTGCTAAACCTCAACCCCCATTCTTTCCGCAAGATTGTCTCAACTTTGTTGGAAGTGAATGGTCGCGGTTATTGGGAAACTAGCGAGGAGAATTTAGACCGCCTCCGCGAGTTGTACCAAGAAGTTGAAGACCGAATTGAAGGCATAGAATAG
- a CDS encoding Uma2 family endonuclease, with product MNALTVNLQSVLELTDEQFFNLCQVNRDLKFERTATGELIIMPPTGGETGNKNARITQQVMNWTDADGTGIAFDSSTCFKLPNGGDRSPDAAWIKLSRWNSLTEEQKEKFPPICPDFVIELLLPSDSLKVAQEKMREYIDNGVRLGLLINRKSRQVEIYKQGKEVEVLESPVTVSGEDVLNGFVLNLGMIW from the coding sequence ATGAATGCTTTAACCGTCAACCTTCAATCAGTATTGGAACTGACAGATGAGCAATTTTTTAATCTATGTCAAGTAAACCGTGACTTGAAATTTGAACGCACTGCTACGGGAGAATTAATTATCATGCCACCCACGGGGGGAGAAACGGGAAATAAAAACGCTAGAATTACTCAACAAGTAATGAATTGGACTGATGCTGATGGTACTGGCATTGCCTTTGATTCTTCTACTTGTTTTAAATTGCCTAATGGTGGCGATCGTTCACCTGATGCTGCTTGGATAAAGTTGTCAAGATGGAATAGTTTAACTGAAGAGCAAAAAGAAAAGTTTCCCCCCATTTGTCCTGATTTTGTCATTGAGTTACTTTTGCCAAGTGATAGTTTGAAGGTTGCACAGGAAAAGATGAGGGAATATATAGACAATGGTGTGCGGTTAGGTTTATTAATTAATCGTAAATCTCGTCAGGTAGAAATTTATAAACAAGGTAAGGAAGTTGAGGTTTTGGAATCTCCTGTTACAGTATCAGGGGAAGATGTTTTAAACGGTTTCGTTTTGAATTTGGGAATGATTTGGTAA
- a CDS encoding ABC transporter ATP-binding protein has protein sequence MIEVEHLSKIYGSTSAITDVTFNVEPGEIVGFLGPNGAGKTTTMRILAGYLPASSGTAKIAGFDVHESSLAVRQRIGYLPETPPLYPEMTVEGFLHFVAHIKGISAGDRAAKVKAAIKRCNLQEKSQVIIRKLSKGYRQRVGIAQAIVHDPPAIILDEPTVGLDPRQIIEVRNLIKSLAGTHTVILSTHILPEVSMTCNRVTIINRGQVVATNTPENLMTQLTGGAGYELEIEGEAALAKQVLQNIAGVNLVESVPVNDPRENRSYLRVLSQAGSEPGKDIATTLVSSGFSLHEMRRVSATLEDVFLQLTREEKNLATIDESAASEGETA, from the coding sequence ATGATTGAAGTTGAACATCTCAGTAAAATTTACGGTTCTACCTCAGCAATTACTGATGTTACTTTTAACGTTGAACCGGGGGAAATTGTAGGGTTTCTGGGGCCGAATGGCGCGGGAAAAACTACAACGATGCGAATTTTGGCGGGTTATCTCCCAGCTAGTAGTGGTACAGCTAAAATTGCTGGCTTTGATGTCCATGAAAGTTCTTTGGCTGTGCGTCAACGCATTGGCTATTTACCGGAAACGCCGCCGTTATATCCAGAGATGACGGTGGAGGGATTTCTGCATTTTGTCGCCCATATTAAAGGTATATCAGCAGGCGATCGCGCCGCCAAGGTGAAAGCAGCTATCAAACGTTGCAATTTGCAAGAAAAAAGTCAGGTAATTATTCGCAAGTTATCTAAAGGATATCGTCAACGGGTGGGGATTGCTCAGGCGATCGTTCATGATCCCCCGGCGATTATTTTAGATGAACCGACGGTGGGACTTGACCCCCGACAAATTATTGAGGTACGCAACTTAATTAAAAGCCTCGCCGGGACTCACACAGTTATCCTGTCTACCCACATTCTCCCAGAGGTGAGTATGACCTGTAACCGCGTCACCATCATTAATCGCGGTCAGGTGGTCGCAACTAATACACCAGAAAATCTGATGACGCAGTTGACAGGCGGCGCAGGCTATGAGTTGGAGATTGAAGGAGAAGCCGCCCTAGCCAAGCAGGTATTGCAAAACATCGCGGGTGTAAATTTGGTAGAGTCTGTACCTGTGAATGATCCTAGAGAAAACCGTTCCTACTTGCGGGTGCTTTCACAGGCGGGAAGCGAACCAGGAAAAGATATAGCTACAACTTTAGTCAGTTCTGGATTTAGTTTGCATGAAATGCGGCGTGTTAGTGCCACCCTCGAAGATGTATTCTTGCAACTAACCAGGGAAGAAAAAAATTTAGCCACAATTGATGAATCAGCAGCTAGTGAAGGAGAAACAGCGTAA
- a CDS encoding ABC transporter permease, producing the protein MGIVLSNIIAIYRRELQTYFVSPLAYAIAGVFWLIGGLFLVMILLGPDGILPAVAFIDLQGQQLNVPVPPIDVPYEFIKAFLDRMGWLLLFILPILSMGLYAEERKRGTLELLATSPITNWAVAVGKLLGVVTFFTTLILPLMVFEAIAISSSNPPLSPVIPLVGHLGLILLASAILSLGMFISSLTDSTILSAVFTFALVILLLFVDLIAKSIGGPIGEIVGHFSLLKHYNTMIQGIFDSSSLVLFGSYIFLGIFLTAQSIDALRFQRQ; encoded by the coding sequence ATGGGTATAGTCCTGAGTAACATTATTGCCATTTATCGGCGAGAGTTACAGACTTATTTTGTCTCGCCTTTAGCTTATGCGATCGCAGGCGTGTTTTGGTTGATCGGCGGTTTATTTTTAGTGATGATTTTGCTGGGGCCGGATGGGATATTACCAGCCGTCGCCTTTATCGATTTACAAGGACAACAATTAAACGTCCCAGTCCCACCTATTGATGTCCCCTACGAATTTATCAAAGCATTTTTAGACCGCATGGGTTGGCTATTGTTATTTATTTTGCCGATTCTCTCAATGGGACTCTATGCTGAAGAACGCAAACGGGGAACTTTAGAACTCCTAGCCACCTCCCCTATTACTAACTGGGCTGTAGCTGTCGGTAAATTGTTAGGGGTGGTGACATTTTTTACTACTTTGATTTTACCGTTAATGGTATTTGAAGCGATCGCTATTAGTAGTTCTAATCCGCCTCTATCACCTGTAATTCCCTTAGTAGGACATTTGGGGTTAATCTTGCTAGCGTCAGCAATTTTATCTTTAGGAATGTTTATTTCTTCTTTAACAGACAGTACAATCCTCTCTGCTGTTTTCACTTTTGCTTTAGTTATATTGTTATTATTTGTTGATTTAATTGCTAAAAGTATTGGTGGGCCAATAGGTGAAATTGTTGGTCATTTTTCTCTGTTAAAACATTACAACACAATGATTCAAGGCATCTTTGATAGTAGTTCCTTAGTTTTATTTGGCAGTTACATCTTTTTAGGTATCTTCCTCACAGCGCAATCAATTGATGCGTTGAGATTTCAGAGACAATAG
- a CDS encoding GldG family protein: MTTIKQKQLWKYLFLLGPFFTVAGLTAGLVAESWGVIPLVLLITGIIICGLWVVWQSQRSQWWKQRSTQAGTNALVATLAVLVIVGLINFLATRYQVRTDLTDTQLFTISPQSQELVRNLKQPIKLWVFDVNQNPQDRELLANYRRQSSKFQFEYVDPQSRPGLAEKFGVKDYGEVYLEAGDKRQLVQSVNVNERLSEIKLTNKLQQLYSDRTAKVYFLQGHGENPIVAGEGGMSQAIQGLSDKSYTASALSLTDNPKVPDDADVVVVAGPERELFDAEVKALQAYLNRGGNVLLMVDPNTNPNLNSLLQEWGVRLDDRLAVDVSGAGVGLGPAAPIVRDYGQHPITQDFRNGISFYRLARPLEITPVPGVQSTPLLQTKPYPDSWAESDLQSEKLEFNPDKDLKGPLTLGVALSKTIPAKPSPTPAPTTSPTPENQASPTPSPTTSPTPENQASPTPSPTTLPTPQNQASPTPTPTPTETPQTEQQSEKPTTESRLVVIGNSDFATDNIFQQQLNGDVFLNSVTWLSQQDQQPLSIRPKEPKNRRITMSAAQANFLTLSSVIVLPLIGFIAAVAIWWKRR, translated from the coding sequence ATGACAACTATTAAACAAAAACAACTTTGGAAATATTTATTCTTACTGGGGCCGTTTTTCACTGTAGCGGGTTTAACGGCTGGGTTAGTGGCTGAAAGTTGGGGCGTAATTCCCCTAGTGCTGCTAATTACGGGAATTATTATCTGTGGATTGTGGGTAGTTTGGCAAAGTCAGCGAAGTCAATGGTGGAAACAACGTTCTACTCAGGCTGGTACTAATGCTTTGGTCGCCACTCTGGCGGTATTGGTAATCGTCGGATTGATTAACTTTTTAGCGACTCGCTACCAAGTGCGTACAGATTTAACAGATACGCAATTGTTTACTATTTCCCCCCAATCACAGGAATTAGTCCGTAACCTCAAGCAACCGATTAAGCTTTGGGTGTTTGATGTTAACCAAAATCCTCAAGATAGGGAACTGTTGGCAAATTATCGCCGCCAAAGTTCAAAATTTCAGTTTGAGTATGTTGATCCCCAAAGTAGACCGGGATTAGCAGAAAAATTTGGTGTGAAAGATTACGGGGAAGTATATCTAGAAGCTGGCGACAAGCGGCAATTAGTACAATCAGTAAATGTCAATGAACGCCTGTCAGAGATTAAGTTAACTAATAAACTGCAACAACTATATAGCGATCGCACTGCCAAAGTTTATTTCCTCCAAGGTCATGGCGAAAATCCTATTGTTGCTGGTGAAGGGGGAATGTCACAAGCTATTCAAGGTTTAAGTGATAAAAGTTACACCGCTTCAGCGTTAAGTCTGACAGATAATCCCAAAGTTCCTGATGATGCTGATGTTGTAGTTGTGGCTGGCCCCGAACGCGAACTATTTGATGCTGAGGTCAAAGCTTTACAAGCTTATCTTAATCGTGGTGGCAACGTGTTACTCATGGTTGACCCCAATACCAACCCCAATCTCAACAGTTTGCTACAAGAGTGGGGGGTGCGTCTAGATGATCGTTTGGCAGTGGATGTCTCCGGTGCTGGTGTAGGACTTGGCCCGGCTGCACCTATCGTGAGAGATTACGGACAACACCCCATTACTCAAGATTTTCGCAACGGTATTTCTTTTTATCGTCTAGCTAGACCTCTGGAAATTACTCCAGTCCCTGGTGTGCAGTCTACTCCTCTACTGCAAACTAAACCTTATCCTGATAGTTGGGCAGAAAGCGACCTCCAAAGTGAAAAATTAGAGTTTAACCCTGACAAAGACCTCAAAGGGCCTCTAACTCTAGGCGTGGCTTTAAGTAAAACAATACCAGCCAAACCCTCACCCACACCTGCACCAACTACTTCACCAACACCCGAAAATCAGGCTAGTCCTACACCTTCACCAACTACTTCACCAACACCTGAAAATCAAGCTAGTCCTACTCCTTCACCGACTACATTACCCACACCCCAAAATCAAGCTAGTCCTACTCCTACTCCTACTCCTACTGAAACTCCCCAAACGGAACAGCAATCCGAAAAACCTACTACTGAATCAAGGTTAGTAGTGATAGGTAACTCAGATTTTGCCACAGACAACATATTCCAACAGCAACTCAATGGTGATGTATTCCTCAACTCAGTCACCTGGCTAAGTCAACAAGATCAACAACCCCTTTCGATTCGTCCCAAAGAACCGAAAAACCGCCGTATCACAATGTCAGCCGCCCAAGCCAACTTTCTCACTTTATCTTCTGTAATAGTTTTACCCTTAATTGGCTTTATCGCCGCCGTTGCTATTTGGTGGAAACGGAGATAG
- a CDS encoding DUF4340 domain-containing protein yields MKLPKTTLILMLLALGLGGFVYFYEIQGATQREEAKANQQQIFSFAEDDVQALTIKTPKLTLNLERNPQPQPKWLLKSPVSEPANDAIVSYLMDLLIKGKSDRDLLVPANQTGDFGLNQPQATINIKLKNQKTHQIILGKADFNRRFVYAQVDPITQANGNINLLLVSTDFENAVNRELSEWKQPTNQVEQTPTPSTTEPTPTQSQ; encoded by the coding sequence ATGAAATTACCAAAGACGACTTTGATTTTAATGTTGCTGGCGTTGGGTTTGGGAGGGTTTGTTTATTTCTATGAAATTCAAGGTGCAACTCAGCGCGAAGAAGCTAAGGCGAATCAGCAACAAATTTTCTCTTTTGCGGAAGATGATGTGCAGGCTTTGACTATAAAGACTCCAAAACTGACCTTGAATTTGGAACGCAACCCTCAGCCTCAACCTAAGTGGTTGCTTAAATCTCCTGTGTCAGAGCCTGCAAATGATGCTATTGTTTCTTATTTAATGGATTTGTTGATTAAGGGGAAGAGCGATCGCGATCTACTTGTTCCTGCTAATCAAACTGGAGACTTTGGTTTAAATCAACCCCAGGCGACTATCAACATTAAACTGAAGAATCAAAAAACTCATCAGATAATCTTAGGTAAAGCTGATTTTAACCGTCGTTTTGTCTATGCTCAAGTTGATCCAATTACCCAAGCTAACGGTAATATAAATCTACTGTTGGTATCTACCGATTTTGAAAATGCGGTAAATCGGGAATTATCTGAATGGAAACAACCCACAAATCAGGTTGAGCAAACACCTACACCCAGCACCACTGAACCAACTCCAACTCAAAGTCAATAA
- the purU gene encoding formyltetrahydrofolate deformylase, whose product MSNSTATLLISCPDQRGLVAKIANFIYSNGGNIIHADQHTDFAAGLFLSRIEWQLKGFNLPRELIGPAFNAISHPLGAKWELHFSDTVPRIAIWVSRQDHCLYDLIWRQRAQEMSAEISLIISNHANLKPIADQFSIDFHHIPINKDNKPEQEAKQLELLQKYKIDLVVLAKYMQIVTPDFISKFPQIINIHHSFLPAFVGANPYHRAFERGVKVIGATAHYATAELDAGPIIEQDVVRVSHRDEVEDLIRKGKDLERVVLARAVRLHLQNRVLVYGNRTVVFE is encoded by the coding sequence ATGAGCAATTCCACAGCAACTTTACTGATTTCTTGCCCAGATCAACGGGGACTAGTAGCAAAAATTGCCAATTTTATCTATTCCAATGGTGGTAATATTATCCACGCTGATCAACATACAGACTTTGCGGCTGGGTTATTTCTCTCCCGTATAGAATGGCAGTTAAAGGGCTTTAATTTACCGCGAGAATTAATTGGGCCTGCATTTAATGCGATTTCTCACCCTTTAGGTGCTAAATGGGAACTGCACTTTTCTGATACAGTCCCCCGCATTGCTATTTGGGTAAGTCGTCAAGACCATTGTCTTTATGATTTGATTTGGCGACAACGCGCTCAAGAAATGTCTGCGGAAATCTCTTTAATTATTAGTAATCATGCTAATTTAAAACCAATTGCAGACCAATTTAGTATCGACTTTCATCACATCCCTATTAATAAAGACAACAAACCAGAACAAGAAGCAAAACAACTAGAATTACTCCAAAAATACAAAATTGATTTAGTTGTTTTAGCTAAATATATGCAAATTGTTACTCCAGATTTTATTTCTAAATTCCCTCAAATTATTAATATACATCACTCATTTTTACCTGCATTTGTTGGTGCTAATCCCTATCATCGAGCTTTTGAAAGGGGTGTTAAAGTCATTGGTGCAACTGCTCACTACGCTACTGCTGAATTAGATGCAGGGCCAATTATTGAGCAGGATGTAGTCAGAGTTAGCCACCGTGATGAAGTTGAAGATTTAATTAGAAAAGGCAAAGATTTAGAACGAGTGGTGTTAGCTAGAGCAGTACGTTTACATTTACAAAATCGAGTCTTAGTATACGGTAATAGAACAGTAGTGTTTGAATAA
- a CDS encoding ureidoglycolate lyase, giving the protein MNTSQTVEQLHAQLITPENFRRYGQVIFPSNDGKAFDLEDAQLNLKNGTPRFYIMRLNKRGSKFYKITRHVQCTQCLGSLEGKDWLIAVCPPHNDVSEPVLAEMAAFRIPGNCFIKLNEGTWHAGPYFEHEFVDFYNLELADTNVVDHFIHDFLNSHQLEFEMI; this is encoded by the coding sequence ATGAATACATCACAAACAGTAGAACAATTACACGCACAGTTAATTACACCAGAAAATTTTCGGCGTTATGGACAAGTAATTTTTCCTAGTAACGATGGTAAAGCTTTTGATTTAGAGGATGCCCAACTCAACTTAAAAAATGGCACTCCGCGCTTTTATATTATGCGACTAAACAAGCGAGGGAGCAAGTTTTATAAAATTACTCGCCATGTGCAGTGTACACAATGTTTAGGTTCTTTAGAAGGAAAAGATTGGCTAATTGCAGTTTGTCCCCCCCATAATGATGTGAGTGAACCAGTATTAGCAGAAATGGCTGCTTTCCGCATTCCAGGCAATTGTTTTATTAAGTTAAATGAAGGAACTTGGCACGCTGGCCCATATTTTGAACATGAGTTTGTAGATTTTTATAATTTAGAACTCGCTGATACAAATGTCGTAGATCATTTCATTCATGATTTTCTTAATAGTCATCAACTAGAATTTGAGATGATTTAA